The Vitis vinifera cultivar Pinot Noir 40024 chromosome 1, ASM3070453v1 DNA segment TCTGATGCAGCAAACGGAAATACGGCCGTCCCAAAGCCCAGAAGAGGTAGCGTAGACGAGCCAATCGGCACTCGTGGAATGCTAGCCATTTTCTTTGATCTACACCCAGGATGACCTTAGCCATATACttatagagaaagagagagagagagagagagagagtcatgTATGGAGGGattttgaaaaggcaaattaaCGGGAGAATTGTGTGAGATGGGCCTCAAAATTGACCGTACATTCCTATCTCACCtctaattattttaaggatataaattAGCGAAGGGAAATATTGACCTTTCATATAAGTTGTTTTGGTCTTTATTGCACCACATTCGcatagaataattttattttaaccatttagattttttattatttttaaaacttttttatatataaataattgaaaatcaacattattttctattttaaattataaaaaaaaaattacgttcaaaaactatttttaaaaataaaaattaaaactttgtttagtactattttttatatgaaaataataaaaggaattaaatttcatttattgattatccatttttatttttttcattaattattttaataataaaataaataaaaatatagtatgttCACAATTAAACAAAAGAATTGGTcaattgtgtgtttttttttttgtgactatcttttacatgaaaaataattaaataactaaattatatatatttattactctttttaattttattttctcaatttttgttgtgtaataaaaaattttaatatatccataattaacaaagtaatagattaattacacacattttgatctattaaaataaattactttctaatttaaataaataaaatgaaataagtaaataaatttgagttgtttctattttctaacatatcttatattaacatttttttatggttaaatatataagttttttattattttttctttaattccaaaaataaaataaaataaataaataaatctggtATTTTTTAACCgatcttatatttatatttcttaaggttaaataaattttttatttatttttctttatttccaaaagtaaaagaaaataaataaatttggcttaaataatagtttttaagtaatttctttgttttatttttaattatattttgcattaaaaataaaataaaatattattttatttgttttaattattttaaatgtcaaactattgaaaacataatttaCACACTCATGTGGACATAATTTAtgcatatatatgaaatttataccATTGTACAAGACTGTTACACTAATTGTATAAGGAAAAGTATACTAATTTATAAGGGGTATACAAGATTGtacattttaaacaaatttttttttcttgtcatctaaggattCTACACATTCCTACCATAAATTCTTTCATTTCATATACTTTATTTAATTCACATATGACAATTTAAATACTTAccccaataatgatgtttgaagaaaaattttatttttacattttatatcattttttaaatcaaaccattTGAAATATGGTTCACACATCATATGTGGACACATAATATATACATGTGGATGAAATTTGTATCATTGTACAAGTGTAtcatactaactgtacaaggtaAATGTTCTAACTAGGCAAGACAAATGTCTTAATTGTACAAAAGGTGTACAAGGCtatcatttgtgaaagatttcaatcaattttgaacaactattttttttttgtcatttaagGATTGCACACTCTCATGACACACATTTTTCTATCACACACTCAtcttatgcactttatttaactcgcaCATGACAATTCGAATACTTATCCCACTAATGATGTTTGagggaaaattttgtttttctatcttccattatttttttaattaaacaaatggAAACATGGTTAACCCACCTATGGACACACATTGAGTATGAAGTATATGGAATTTGGGTTattgtacaaggtatttacactaagtgtacatgacaaatatactaaCTGTATAAGGGTGTATAAAACTATCATTTGTGAAGAATTttaagtgattctaaaaaacttgtttgtttatttcccctaATTGAGGATAGATGACATTCCTAACACACATTGCTTAAGTatacattcatctcatgcaCTTTATCTAACTTGTGTATGGTTATTTAaataggtacctcacttatgatgattgtaaaacaaaattatataacaatttTTCGTCTTCCTTTAAACCAAACcaatgaaaacatggttaaccaACCTATTTTCAGATATTCATGAGATGATGTATGAAATTAGAGTTattttcatggttttaaaaaccggaccgaaTCGGCCGGTCCGACCGATAGGTTGAATCGGGATCGGACTGGTTGAATTGACGGTCTGATCAGTGAACTGGACGAttcgattaaatttttttttcaacatcaAAAGGACGTCGTTTTGATGTTTCTAGCATCAAAATGACGCCATTTTGGAGGACCTCCTTCCAAACCTTCCCTTTTCAAACCGCAGCAACTACTGCCCGCCTCCAGGCCCACCCCAACGTGTCGCGATAGGCTTCCATCGCTGGTCGTTTCACCTCAATGGCAGCCACAACTCTACTTCATCCTCCTCCAACAATGGCAACAAGAGCATCAAGTTCATTAAGAAGACTCTCTCCTTGATAGACACTAGTTCAATGCTTTCTACCAAGGTCGTCCCAAAAGGGTTTCTAGCCGTGTGCGTGGGAAAGGAGTTGAAAAGGTTCATCATCCTGATAGAGTATATAGGTCACCAGGCATTTGGGCTTCTGTTGAGGGAAGCTGAAGAAGAATTCGGGTTTCAGCAGGAGGGTGTGCTCAAGATCCCATGTGAAGTGGTTGTGTTTGAGAGGATCTTGAAGGTggtggaagaaaagaaagttgTGTTCTTCTTGCATGAGTTTGGATTGAATGTAGAGAAGGAGATGATCGATTGTTGCTCATCCTCAGATTGTGAGTTCACACATTCTCACCATCCTCAAATGTGTAGGTGATCAGAAGATGAGAAAACCAGATTAGATCAGATTTCCTCATATTGTTGCTTGTCCCACCCAATTagtaatttaaatttcaatttgtaataataaattggctgagaagaaaagaaagaggcaTCGACTGTAGATCGCATAACCCCCCTTCTCCCCTCCCCGATTTGTGTAGTGGCAGTAGCTGCTCCAacgttttatttttattttttattttatgttttattacttttatatttattatttaatgtgttatttttatttattgatcataattttgataaaatattgtaaaaaattagatagaatttattattttttaattttaataatatataaaataataaaatataaatttatgacaTCACCGATTCCACCATCGATTCAATCAGTGAACCGTGAATCGATAACTTTTCTGATTCAATGATCGGTccgtttttgaaaacattggttattgtacaagggtataaCACTAgttgtacaagacaaatttattaactgtacaagggtgtacaagactactttttgttaagaatttcaaatgattttgaaaaactttcctatTTTTTCCACTTAAGGATTTTTCCctactcaaattctctcactcaagaattatttcgaattttatttttaaatttcatcattaaaattttgtaattgcatattttttttttgagtgaaattttatccaaatgaatttatatataaaattataatcatatttatcaaaaattttactaagattatctttaattcttttcacatatttatactcatttatttaaagaataaaaaactattttttttgtaaacatgttctattacctttcaagtaaaaaattaaataagtttggaagtcaataaaaaaattaaataccatttttaataatttttagataaaaatttatataacatattttatttgaaatttaatttctaaagtttcactaaaaaattgtattgataATTTTCTTGCTAtaagtcaaaatactttgcgTTAGtttatctagataagaaaaattattatataatattagaacttcatatcttagttattttttttaataaatttatctttttaaaaattttaaaataaaaaataaaaaataaaaaagctaaaagaatatatatatatatatatatatatatatatatatatatatatataataagagtgaagtgatagtcaattttttaattttttaaaatatggttaatgaggaaaatataaaaaataattaaaaataagagaaaatataaataaaaaggcaatgtaaatttaaaataaaaattaaaaattaaactaaaagataaaaaatatttggatgaaaaatcccaaaaattttaTCCTTActtataataagagtaaaatgattcaatatctttaaaaatgaaaaaaaaaaacattattgttttttatttgacataaaatagaaatatagataggaagacaaagaaagaaaaaaaaaacaaaaagttagaaatgggTAATACTTACTAGGGaatataaaagggaaaaaaaatataaaaaattgaaattcacactGTGTCTATGTGGGGGATAAggatattttaagaattaatgaaagataatatccttcaacttaatttttacattttatttgagTCTTAGACTTAAATGTGCATGATATAAGGATCTTTGGTCAATTTTGAGGCCCATCTCAcctcaaaacacaattctcccaattaaaatataaaaattattttttaaaagataacttgaaaattcaatttaagtTGTATCTTTAAAAAGAGAATTTTcaattgaattatttaaaaatgccataaacttgaaaatatttgaattatttaaaaggATTTTTTATATGAGTATTAAATcatggagagagaaaaaatgatatcatgttcaattttatttatttttttagtttttttttaaaaaattctatattttttttaaactagtaAAAACAACTTCtgtttgttttataaaaatgagtttctatttcattttgttttttaaaatctaaaaataaagaacaatgaCCAAATAGTgttgtgaatttttaaaaatagttttcaatatttaaaaataaaaaaattgtttttaatcacACGACCAAATAGGCTCTTATATTTCATAATAGAAGCCTCCCATGTTTGCGGTGGAGCTTATCAGTATTGACGAGAAAACCAAGGTGATATGATCTTAGAGAGACTTTGTTGAATTTCTTTATGCAATTCAAGCTCAACCATTCTATGAATTACATCTGTATTAAGTTTTTTTACATTGAAGTTTCCAAAACCCTATGATTTGAAAGaaccaaaattattatttggCTATATAAAAAATTACCTTCATGAGTTGGACCATAAAAGGAGTGAAAAGACTGTTAAAGTAGGGTTTCTCTTAAATCTTAGCACATGAGGATGGTGG contains these protein-coding regions:
- the LOC100250969 gene encoding uncharacterized protein LOC100250969, with protein sequence MEFGLLYKHQNDAILEDLLPNLPFSNRSNYCPPPGPPQRVAIGFHRWSFHLNGSHNSTSSSSNNGNKSIKFIKKTLSLIDTSSMLSTKVVPKGFLAVCVGKELKRFIILIEYIGHQAFGLLLREAEEEFGFQQEGVLKIPCEVVVFERILKVVEEKKVVFFLHEFGLNVEKEMIDCCSSSDCEFTHSHHPQMCR